The following DNA comes from Mya arenaria isolate MELC-2E11 chromosome 11, ASM2691426v1.
AAAACTCTGTGCTACGTTCACCACTGACTTAACGGCAGTGAGTATGGACATACGAGTCGGCCAAAACcaaaattcatataaatacaaatggacgtctattaaaactattattcattttttgtacgATAATTACATGGTATGTGAGACGGTTTCTTGTATCTTTACATACCTTCAAAAAGGTGACACAGTCTTGAAGAGACGCCTTTAACATTTGCCAGCGTCAGAGTCATCAATTAGATTCAATATCATTATCTTTACTAGCCAGGGGTCCGTTGCAGTAAAGATCTAAGCCGATTTTAGTCGTCAAATTAAAAGATCAAATCAGTGTGTTGCCGTTTGTGAAGTTTATCTATgtttaagattattgaagttattgatttttcctttattgaaacggctTCGTGAACAAGGAGTTCTGCTAAATCAGGGGGTGCCTTTGTGTCGGTTTTGATCGCTTCACGTCTAGTGAACAAGGTCAGTAACTAACAAAACAGGATGCatattcttaaataagtctTAATATAAGATTATTACCTTAATTTAAGCCGATGAAATCGCCAAACGGCCATCAATAAGTAGTTATACGCTTAATCGTTGAAATCTAATCTACATCTTTAGATACGTCATCATTTGGTTCCCCGCCTTATCAACACTGGTTTAAATCTAAATCAGTTTGAAATCTTTTTGTAAATCTTTCCAATGAATGTATAAATAATCTAATgttacatgttaaaacactgATAGCGTATGCGCGCTGCGTGTCATTGTCCGTATccagtttatatatatatcaatgtcaAACTAAATGTAGGACTTCACGGCCTTCAACCCGGTTAAACATGACTAAGTTTCGGGAACGAACTGTTCAACACGTTCGAAATACACGTTTTATTGTCAATATTCACACAGTCTACATATCAACACTCAAAAAGGTTATCCGAAATTAACAATGGACTTAAGTTTGATAATGGTTCACAATTAAACGACGAAGATTTAACACACAAAGCAATTAAATACGCATTGGACAATAATGTAGTTTACGTCTGCACAAAAATAAATAggaaatgttaataaaatgtttaaagtaagaATAGTTGGGTTTCATCACTTTAcagaaaacacaacaacatgAACTTACTgaacaatgtcatttatattcaaacaaaGATCTGAATGGCTGAATGCGAATGTAGTATTTTAGATGAttgtttttgccaaaaatattcACTATACATAGTGTTTGTCCAATAGAATGCTGAATCATGGAAACGAGGCAAATGGCGCCTTCAAATATTTAGAGTCGAGTataattctgaaatattttgaaagaccACAGAGCAATGGTGTAACACAGTCAGCCAGTCAGAAATAATATATTGCTCGATTAACAATAAGACAATTGAAACAACAATTTATCTATCAGAAATGGGTCATTGAATATCTATTCTCCTAACACTCAATACATTCTGATAATTTTTTGAGTTTagatcaaaattatttaaaattttatatctcaacaataaattaatcataAACATTATTTGATACAAATTGTCACTATAATTGTCAAGGCAAGTACACTTCATTGAATCCCTCCGGCCCTTTATGCGGCCACATGAGCAATGCTTCTACTCAAAACTATAGTACACTTCAATTGACATTACGTGTAATAATACTATTAAATAGTATAAATAGCAATTAGACAACAATACAGCAACTTTTAAGTATTAATAACCATAGCATATTTCAACTTGTTCATGTAGTGGAAAACGGCAGTTTGCAAAATGGTAGAAAACTAGGAAAAACCGTTGGtgacatttcaaattcattatttcatgattTCCTTTTAACAGATTCACGATTTAAACTTCACGAATTCACCATTTCACTATTTCAACTTCCCgaattcacgatttcaacttcacgaaTTTAAGAAATCGTAAATTCGCGAAATTATGAAGGGGAAATcatgaaatactgtatttgaaatatcacTGCTCTCTCGTAGATACtgaatttatttgattttgttgtgATTTCAACTTTTAACGGGATGCATAGAcataattaacataattaaacatatacaattaaaaataaatatggaaaacaAACAGGCTTAATTCTAAATGGCAACCTGTCGAGAATATCACTTTTAAATTTGTGTTCCCATTCAAGTTTAATCTAGAAAATCATCGCTAGTTTAGAAATTCATATCGAAATTAGTATTCTTTGAGTCCACTAAAAAGTGATTGTAACCGTATATGTGATGCAATACAGATCTAGCATCTGATTATTTTCCATGTTTTCTCTCTGGTATATTACTTTCTCGTCAACTGCCGGGCGGCACCATCTTCAAGCTCGGTGACAGTGGGTTTCCACGACTTAAACAAAGCATGCAGCGGTGACTCCCAAGCGAACATGTCTGAAAAGTCGGCATTTTGAAAAGTCTCAAGACTTTTGCAAACGTTGTATATGAATGTACAATTGAAGAGAAAGCCAGGGCTGGGAAGGTCAACTGGAGACATCAGGGCCTGGTTCAGATACAAGGCGCTCAGGTAGTAGGTCTGTAACTGTGAGAAGCCGTGAATAATCTTTATTTCTTCGTTGCCCCATGATGCTTGACCGGTACTGTTgtctttgtgttttttatttcactagCAAACTAGCAAACTGATTCAACAGAGTTTTACCTTGGAACCAAGCATGGTTGTTTGACTGTTTCACCAGCATAGGGACTACTTCTCATATCTTGAATAAAGTGAGTGCAAATCAAGCCAATAACATCTAATTAGTTGTTTAGGTCTGCAACTGTGAGAAGCCGTGAATTATCCTTATATCTCTGTTGCCCGAATGTGCTTGACCGATACTTTTGTCTTTGTGTTTCTTTATTTCACTAGCAAACTGATTCAACAGAGTTTTATCTTGGTTTTCGATTGCATTCTTTATACTTTGAACCAAGCATGGTTGTTTGACTGTTTCACCAGCATCTGGACTACTTTTCATATCTTGGATGAAGTGAGAGTGCAATGAAATCAAGCCAATAACAGCGGAACTCAAATAGGTTCTGTAATCTTTGGATCTGCATGTGTCCACCAAAAGTGCAGGACACCTATAAGGAACTTGGTACACGGGTCGGCAGATAAAGAGTTGATTAGTTCAGAATTCAGTCCTAAAGTGCCAAAAATGAATTTTTGCTTTTCCTGTACGGTACGCGGGACATTTCGAAACGTAGGCCTAATACGGACCTTTACCATTTCGTATTCCAGTCTGTCATTTTCTTCAATGCAAAATTTCCTTATGtcgtttgttatttttttttccttttatagtCTGTATATTCGGGCCTCTTGAATTGCGTTATTAAACTATACAGGACACTTCTGATGTGCTGGGAGCATTCATAAGTGGACGGGTTAATCACGTATTCTATCTGCTACATTCTGCAGAAAAGTTGCCATTTCGCATGTGCTTAACATCTTGGAAAACTAAGCTGGCAATGGTTGCTTAGTGACGTAATCAATCAGCATTCCCCGATCTAGTTTCGATTTGTCATCTGTGTTTGCACCGAAGAACTTGGCCAAATCAATGGAAGCGAAATTCCCGATGTCTGTGTAGCTATCTATAGAGTACTTAAGTGCACCTCGCATGTTTGATTTCTCAACGGGAACATGTTTTAATACGTAATTAATAGCGTTTTCTTCCGATTGTATGTCCATTGCCCAATGTGCGACCGACATCAATCTTGGATTGGCTGCTCTCAGGttaagctttttatttttatgcttcgATCGTATCGCTTTGTGGAAATCTTCCAATTTACTGCTGTCTACATAATCATTACCACTAAATGTAGCAAGAATTGGTCGGAACTTCCATGGAACATTGATAATCTTAATTAATGTGCTATATTGGTAACGTTTCACAGAGATATATAACTCTTCTTGGTCGGTTGGTAAAGTCTCTGATTCCTGTAAGGTAGACTGCTCCGTCTGTGTCTTGAGAGGCCGCAATAGCAAGTCGATTCCTTTGATAGGTATAACTCCTTTTTTCAGCTGGAAAATAAAGAAATCGCTATCATCACTAAGAACAGGGCAGTTCCACTTATTGGCCAACACTGCTATTTCTCTGTCTGCCTCATATGGACACGTGACGTGTGGTATCTGAAGCTCACGCAGGACATGGCGGAAAGTTTCTTCACATAAAATCGGCAGAACATGATCCTTGGTTTCTTCGGGGCCCCTGCCATAAATTGTAGCAGCGCTTATTATTCTAGATGCCTTACGTTTTAAGACAGTTTTCCATTTACGGTCATCTGGGTCATAACCGCCATCCATGACAACATACGCATCCACCTTACATTTCTTGAGGGTTCTGAAGAAGGTTGTACACGTGTTTGCATAAGTGTCATAGTTTCCACCATACTCGTCTGGCACATGATTGTTGTATAAAAAGTGGTACAGATTTGAGCCATCAATGATGAGTCGAGTATTACGAAGTGTGATCTCTTTAAAAAGATTATTGTTGTCGTGTATCAGTGTAGACAAACCTGGCACACCCATCCTTCACTTTACAGGATATGGATTCGGCCGCTCTGCAATAGGATTACTTGTTATCGTAAGATATTTTAAGTACATATTACAACATAATGCCAATATTTCCTACTGATCGGCCTACCTTGGTGACTGTTTATCAAAATTTAGCATCAAAGGTATCCTGAATAATCTGGACTAAAACCCAATCATGCATGGGTTTCCTGGTATTCGAATGAAACTAAGAGCATATGGAGCACATGTTGATATATATAACTACCAAATTTTACCAAAGATAAAAACTGGAGGACATTTTTAGCCGTTAAAGAACCTGGGTGGAAAATCTTAAAGTCTGACTCTAACTGtcatacaaattttattttgaagtttttattaTCGATTGTGGTGGAAGATGAAAGCTGAATTATGAATCACAATAGAGTCGTTTTCTGGGTAGAAAGCAATTGCccttttaaatatgcatagtGTAACATAGTATGTGgctttatataaatttatgtaattattctatgttttaatattgtgtttatttgaaagATGTAGTGGTTTAAAAACGTCTAGGCTGGGgatttattcatattcaaatgcagagttaaagatgcactcttacgccCAAAAATGATTTGCCAcgattaatacaaatgttttattagacatcaaaggatgaataaatgtcgaaaataatgtttatttatgaaggataacgagttttatttgaaagaaatgtgcagaaaactgccttttgagacgatagtagatcacagtaaatattttagcactcaccaatcattaaatatttttgcgttttcagctattaaatacacggttacaatcttgttatcattatataataatttccatcaatgcattattaagtaagttgttaaaggtttatcactcaaaattaatgtttgttacacatatgtatgtattgattttgaataagagtgtcacttgaacagtttttgtcAAATACATGAATTTTTATAGCTGGATACAATTCAAATCACGTGTCGAAAAGCTTAGCAGGTTTTTTTTATGCAATAGTGCAACGTCAATGCATTACTTTAAGATCATATGGTACTAACGATTGATTATGATGCGTTGACAGACCTTAACCTGAACATAATGTGACCAATAGCTATGCTATATTGAAAGTAACATGATTGTGACTTACTTAGCACAAACAAAGCTAGAGGCGGGAATATCTACTGTCGCAGCTAGGATGTCAGTAGATGTATTTGAAATCGTACATAAACTGAGTGTTCTAAGAGAAGTAAAGAGAAGAGAAGCaaagaacaaacaatttatagaacattaaaatgttaaaaaatgttacaattaaGCATATATGTCTCGTACTTGTTAGCTTGGTATTGCTAATTTAAGATCACCCAGTTACATCAGTTATTTTGGTTTCCGTAACCAAGATCATGACCGGGGAAAGTAGCTTTATGGTGTACAAATTTAGCGTGTTAAGTGTCAAACCCTTGCGTATAATCGAGGATGCTAAAAtgatacttatgtgaaaaactacagaaacaaactcagtagcaaaaagttcaaacataatCCCGGTTGAGTGGCACTGggaaaacgccaaagacatagaatacaaaaaaataagacaaacaagaagcatggaagaacagcacaaaactccacaaacagcacagtgcgtGCATactatatatgaaaaactaggtatgtttgtCAAGGATTGTTAGCATCCGTCGTACTGTGACCGGCTTTTAACCCAAACTGCGCATCCGTAGTTTATCGTACTTTTATTAAACGTCCATTATCAATGCTCGTAAATAATTCACCTAGGCAACTAATAAGCGTTATACCCCTGTACTTGTTCGCATTCGAGGACAGCTGCTTCTTTAAGATTGGAACTATAATTCCTGGAGCCCAATTTGTTGGGGATATACCATTATTGAGGACCttgataaataacaatttcaatGGTCTTACTAAAATATCCACACATACGGTGACAATATCATTCATAATATTGTCAACTCCagtagatttatttatttttaatcgtTTTATTGCTCTTAAAATTTCATCATCGGATATTACAACATCGAGCTCCTCGTATATCGCCGACCGGTCGTTCGTATcattatcaaaatcatttaGGAACTCATCTTCTTCCTCGTCATGTTCATTTTAGTAGGATTTAGCTAGTGCCTCAACAAagttttgaagattttatttttgtgcgTCGAAGTGTATTCATCTGACGGCATCTTTcgaacatatatttgtttttagttttattctaacaatatttataaatccttttgcagtttttcatgGTTTCAAAGTGTTCAACAGTGCTAGTACAAGAGTGCCTCTCAATTGCATCCCTAGTagcttaggcctaaaaaaaatatacatttggttcgggttacccgaccctacctacggaataggcgccgaccctaccgtttttatactcagtttgacaaaaaaaaaaaaaaaaaaaaaaaaaaatatatatatattttttttttttaattgctttttaatattaagtttaaacctgaaatgcttgtacagaagatagctttaacaccattctccaatgatgaaaattatattcttatataaaacctaataataaaaaaaataaaaaaaaataaaaagcctacctaccctacctattttttttaaggatgtaaccctaaccaaacaatttttttttaggcctaatatcTCTACACTCACAGTTAAACCAAGCCTTTCGTTCAGAGTAATTGTTATTAACAAATGGGCTAGATTTACGTTCCACTTTGCGTCTGAAGTATTTATCAGCTTTAAAAGTGCTATAGTCTGTCAATGTGGAAGAAGCATCATTAATACTTTCACATATTTCTCAATAACACTAAAATATCTTGCCGTACATCCGACCTTAATCTTTCTTTACTTTCCATCGACCATTTATAGTGTACTCTTTTAGACTGCGCTTTATAAGTCGGTGTCCCATAATCAACTTTCAGATTAAACATTACCGGGGCATGATTCGAAAATCCATTATAATTGTGAATTGTTAAGCCTGTAAAGtctaaaaaaaacagcaaacttgctgtattttgttataacatAATCAATCATACTTTCTCAATTATGCATAAAGCAGGTAAACTGACCTTGATTTGAGGGGCTGTCCAACCTTCCATTCATTATATACACATTCACCGATTTACAAATATCAATGATTAAATACCCAACTTTATTTACGTTACAATTTCGATTAACTCTTTAGACGACCAGAAAGAGCTTATGGACAGCACATAGTTTTGAAATAGATGAAATCCCAACCTCCAACCCAAACGACTTATGGCAAAAGATTAAACGATTACGACCAATGAAGGATAACTCCATACATATGGAAATAGTCGATAACGATGGGAGTTAGTGCCGAAATGAAGAAACTGTATTTAGTATTTGtaataactattatttttatattttttcaattacaCATTGCTGACATGTTTCCTTGAAATGCTTTAGAaattagatataaatatatttatacaagtgTATGCATATCTCCTTTTAGGagaaaataaagattttgatttgatttgaaattaaactaACAAAACGGAACTTGTAAATCTATGTATCTATGTAAAATTATGtatctttgttaaagaatcTCTTAAAATCAGATCAAGCTTACTAAATGTCAATACTTAATTACATTTATAAGCCATGTTCACTttctcatttattatttattgtttttgttgttttgtttttctacatatttgtatgttggaatatttatatatttttgttgtttatcaTTGCTCATACACCTTGacatattgtattataaaatgtatgtgttgtgaCGATGTGCTATGTGCAAGTCAATAAACTTTCTGTCTGTCTAGTAAGAAGTGTTGCCAATATGAAATCAGTGTGTCAGTTTTTTAGAATTGAAACTTGCTTTAagtcaaaacattttaactacGGGATTAGATATATACGGTTTGATCATTGAGTGTAATTAAGTTTTGTTACTTTACTTACGAGTTAATTGTTTGAAACCTGTGTTTGGAACATAAAACCACTGATCTGAAGTACTTTATTTGTTCTTGCTAAAATATGCAGTCGTCTAACACTTGTATAGTAATGGATAGCTTGTGTAGAACTGGtatcaatattttgtcattgttcTTGTTCTTTGTTTGAAGACGCATTGTAATTGCCAATTGTTAACATACAGAGTAATTGGTAGAGTGACTTTAACTGTTGTTGACAGATATATAAGCAGCGATGAATATATCGCGACATTAGTGAATATATTAGGCAAACTCTAATAACTAAACTTGTCAATGTTAATAAATTTATCTTTCAAAAACATAAGGCCATAAGTCAAAAGAATCATAGACCTGGAAATAATCTGACAATGTTACCAGAATAACCCCACGgaatatatttgtattcatatGACTAATTAATAACTGAAATGTATAATTCGTACGTGCGTGTAGTATAAACGCTCGGTAGTGATTTGCAATTCCATGAAGCCATTAACCCAAACGTCAACATAGTTTAATTTACctcaaagcttttaaa
Coding sequences within:
- the LOC128209761 gene encoding protein asteroid homolog 1-like, which encodes MGVPGLSTLIHDNNNLFKEITLRNTRLIIDGSNLYHFLYNNHVPDEYGGNYDTYANTCTTFFRTLKKCKVDAYVVMDGGYDPDDRKWKTVLKRKASRIISAATIYGRGPEETKDHVLPILCEETFRHVLRELQIPHVTCPYEADREIAVLANKWNCPVLSDDSDFFIFQLKKGVIPIKGIDLLLRPLKTQTEQSTLQESETLPTDQEELYISVKRYQYSTLIKIINVPWKFRPILATFSGNDYVDSSKLEDFHKAIRSKHKNKKLNLRAANPRLMSVAHWAMDIQSEENAINYVLKHVPVEKSNMRGALKYSIDSYTDIGNFASIDLAKFFGANTDDKSKLDRGMLIDYVTKQPLPA